In Nitratiruptor sp. YY09-18, a single window of DNA contains:
- a CDS encoding plasma-membrane proton-efflux P-type ATPase: MKDTKYYEKLPWVQVAAELETDVQKGLSEEEAKKRLQKYGLNEIPEKEEPLWHRIFRRFWGPIPWMIEIAAILAAAVKHWEEFYIILIMLFVNAFLDFYQESKALSAIKVLKKKLAKQATVLRDGKWQEVDAKEIVPGDVIKVKIGDIIPADMKIVDAGEYSLVDQSALTGESLPVHKKSNDIAFSNTIVKQGEMVGIVVNTGLNTYFGKTVGLVAKAEREQRSHFQQMVIRVGNFLIAITIVMIAIIIYFGLTRHENPYELLVFSLVLTISAIPVALPTVLTVTMAIGALNLARKQAIVSRLAAIEELAGMDVLCSDKTGTLTKNQMTITDPFIADDHNASELFLYAVLASRRENNDPIEKPIFEYADEHGITKLVQKYKVSKFVPFDPVRKRTEAVAQDDQGNCIVAVKGAPQVVVALCDSHEIDEDKINLKIEEFAENGFRTLGVAYRKCDEEKFHFVGLIPLYDPPREDSKEAVQEAKAKGVEVKMVTGDNIAVARYIAKILGIGENILDIQELRGQSTREYEILAEVISQALLKVTNPDISKDKLELLTKQIVKEVRKELHEKELLRGTVKKHESEIIALIEQANGFAQVFPEDKYFIVDELQKADHIVGMTGDGVNDAPALRKADTGIAVSGATDAARAAADIILMAPGLRVIIDAIKEARITFERMKSYTIFRIAETIRIIIFMTLAIVVFNFYPLTAIMIIVLALLNDIPILAIAYDNTKVRKMPVRWDMHEMLVLSSWLGIAGVISSFLIFYIVMVYLKTHPESAQFLPDVPIWVDMHDTKSWLSFVQSIFFAKMVIAGHGTIYNTRIDDWFFKKPWPSWTLFGATFSTRIIGTLIAVYGFGLMMPIGWDWAIFMWAYALTWFAFNDVVKVAVIKYYRKIKGIEVI; encoded by the coding sequence ATGAAAGATACCAAGTATTATGAAAAACTCCCCTGGGTACAAGTCGCTGCAGAACTCGAAACAGATGTCCAAAAAGGATTGAGCGAAGAAGAGGCGAAAAAGAGGCTCCAAAAGTATGGACTCAACGAGATTCCCGAAAAAGAGGAGCCTCTGTGGCACCGAATCTTTCGTAGATTTTGGGGACCAATTCCATGGATGATAGAGATTGCTGCAATCTTAGCTGCAGCAGTCAAACACTGGGAAGAGTTTTATATCATTCTCATTATGCTTTTTGTCAATGCCTTTTTGGATTTTTATCAAGAATCAAAAGCCTTAAGCGCCATCAAAGTATTGAAAAAGAAACTCGCAAAACAGGCTACAGTCTTACGAGATGGCAAGTGGCAAGAGGTTGATGCCAAAGAGATAGTCCCAGGAGATGTGATAAAGGTTAAAATCGGAGATATAATTCCAGCTGATATGAAGATAGTAGATGCTGGAGAGTACTCACTGGTCGATCAATCTGCACTAACCGGAGAATCTTTACCAGTGCACAAAAAAAGCAACGATATTGCCTTTTCCAATACTATCGTCAAACAGGGAGAAATGGTAGGTATAGTAGTCAATACAGGTCTTAATACCTACTTTGGTAAAACCGTGGGTCTTGTTGCAAAGGCTGAAAGGGAACAAAGAAGCCACTTCCAACAGATGGTTATCCGCGTAGGCAATTTTCTCATTGCTATAACTATTGTCATGATCGCAATTATTATCTATTTTGGACTCACTAGACATGAGAATCCGTATGAACTCCTTGTCTTTTCTCTTGTATTGACAATATCAGCTATTCCTGTAGCACTCCCAACCGTGCTCACAGTTACAATGGCTATAGGTGCTTTGAATTTGGCTAGAAAACAGGCAATTGTAAGCCGTTTGGCAGCAATAGAAGAGCTTGCTGGAATGGATGTTCTGTGTTCCGATAAGACAGGGACACTGACAAAAAATCAGATGACAATAACTGATCCTTTCATAGCAGACGATCATAACGCTAGTGAGCTCTTTTTGTATGCAGTACTTGCAAGTAGACGCGAAAACAATGACCCTATTGAAAAACCTATTTTTGAGTATGCTGATGAGCATGGAATAACAAAACTCGTCCAAAAATATAAAGTGAGCAAATTTGTCCCCTTCGATCCTGTGAGAAAACGCACAGAAGCCGTTGCACAAGATGATCAAGGTAACTGCATCGTAGCTGTAAAAGGTGCTCCACAGGTCGTTGTTGCTCTTTGTGACTCACACGAAATCGATGAAGACAAAATAAATCTCAAAATAGAAGAGTTTGCAGAAAACGGTTTTCGTACCCTTGGAGTAGCATATAGAAAATGTGATGAAGAGAAATTTCATTTTGTTGGACTTATACCTCTGTATGATCCTCCAAGAGAAGACTCCAAAGAGGCCGTACAAGAGGCTAAAGCCAAAGGTGTAGAAGTTAAAATGGTAACTGGCGATAATATCGCTGTTGCAAGATACATCGCCAAAATTTTGGGAATTGGTGAGAACATCCTCGATATTCAAGAGCTTCGTGGTCAGAGCACAAGAGAGTATGAGATTTTGGCAGAAGTGATTTCCCAGGCTCTATTAAAAGTTACCAATCCGGATATCAGTAAGGATAAATTAGAGCTTCTTACAAAACAGATTGTCAAAGAAGTGCGAAAAGAGCTCCATGAAAAAGAGCTCCTTCGAGGCACTGTAAAAAAACATGAGAGTGAAATCATTGCACTCATCGAACAAGCAAATGGTTTCGCCCAGGTTTTCCCAGAGGATAAATATTTTATCGTTGATGAGCTGCAAAAAGCTGATCATATAGTAGGTATGACAGGAGATGGTGTCAATGATGCTCCAGCTCTTCGCAAAGCAGATACCGGTATTGCAGTAAGTGGAGCGACCGATGCAGCAAGAGCAGCAGCAGATATAATCTTGATGGCGCCGGGTCTGCGTGTGATTATTGACGCGATTAAAGAAGCACGCATTACATTTGAAAGAATGAAGAGCTATACTATTTTTAGGATTGCTGAGACAATTCGTATCATTATTTTTATGACACTAGCCATTGTGGTCTTTAACTTTTATCCATTGACAGCAATCATGATAATCGTTTTAGCACTACTCAATGATATTCCGATCCTTGCAATCGCCTATGATAATACAAAAGTAAGAAAGATGCCTGTTCGCTGGGATATGCATGAGATGTTGGTGCTTTCGAGTTGGCTGGGAATTGCCGGAGTAATAAGCTCCTTTTTGATCTTTTATATCGTCATGGTATATCTCAAAACCCATCCAGAATCAGCACAATTTCTCCCCGATGTACCTATCTGGGTGGATATGCACGATACAAAATCGTGGCTCTCCTTCGTCCAGTCAATCTTCTTTGCAAAAATGGTTATAGCTGGTCATGGAACGATCTATAATACCCGTATAGACGACTGGTTTTTCAAAAAACCGTGGCCATCTTGGACACTATTTGGAGCAACTTTTTCTACACGTATAATAGGTACTCTCATTGCAGTCTATGGATTTGGTCTCATGATGCCTATTGGCTGGGACTGGGCAATCTTTATGTGGGCGTATGCACTCACTTGGTTTGCATTTAATGATGTTGTAAAAGTTGCAGTAATCAAATACTATAGAAAAATTAAGGGGATTGAGGTTATATGA
- a CDS encoding DUF4010 domain-containing protein, with protein sequence MSFIPQELTHLLYITALSFLVGLELKTYRLDRGIQKEIHFGSTRTFTFIGLLGFLFYKIDFHLYLAGFLTLFGIYIIYYYYKLQEKRASIISFLLIALVYSFGPEMERFNIWLPTLVFVLIVFILNANRSLEFLFEKVNMQEFETLGKFLLLSAVILPILPHNPLPLLHISAFEIWFVVVVISSLSYGSYLAQKYFFRSKGYIITAIFGGLYSSTATTVVLSKKSQSIPQSALPLINASLVIATAMMYIRLLVIAAIFNLEVATKIALPFLLFTAFGIAISLFLYKRSDLSLEAPVGDRNPLELGVAFIFAILFVLMILLTQYVTTHYGDVGLKVLSFIIGFTDIDPFILSLLTGKYGVGVDSIAVAIIIAAGSNNLLKAFYAIIFGKGKPKIGAFWLLFLGLVTIVYPFILQRSF encoded by the coding sequence ATGAGTTTTATACCTCAAGAGCTTACACACTTACTCTACATTACAGCCCTCTCCTTTTTGGTAGGGCTCGAGCTCAAAACCTATCGCTTAGATAGAGGCATACAAAAAGAGATTCATTTTGGTTCAACGAGAACTTTTACCTTCATAGGACTACTTGGATTTCTTTTTTACAAAATAGACTTTCATCTCTACTTGGCTGGATTTCTCACACTCTTTGGTATTTACATAATCTATTACTACTACAAGCTCCAAGAAAAACGCGCTTCTATAATCTCATTTTTACTCATAGCTCTTGTCTATAGTTTTGGACCAGAAATGGAGAGATTTAATATATGGCTCCCTACTCTTGTCTTTGTGCTTATTGTCTTTATTCTCAATGCTAACAGATCTTTAGAATTTCTCTTTGAAAAAGTCAATATGCAAGAGTTTGAAACCCTTGGTAAATTTTTGCTACTCAGTGCAGTAATACTTCCCATTTTGCCACACAATCCACTACCACTACTCCATATTTCAGCATTTGAGATATGGTTTGTAGTGGTAGTTATCTCATCCCTTTCTTATGGTAGTTATCTTGCGCAAAAATACTTCTTTAGATCAAAAGGCTATATCATTACTGCAATTTTTGGAGGCTTATACTCTTCTACTGCTACAACCGTTGTGCTCTCCAAAAAGAGTCAAAGCATTCCACAGAGTGCACTTCCTCTTATCAATGCATCTCTTGTGATTGCAACTGCAATGATGTATATACGACTACTAGTCATTGCTGCAATTTTTAATTTAGAAGTAGCTACTAAAATAGCTCTTCCATTTTTGCTCTTTACAGCATTTGGTATAGCAATCTCACTCTTTTTATATAAAAGAAGTGATCTCTCTTTAGAAGCACCAGTCGGTGATAGAAATCCTTTGGAACTTGGAGTAGCATTTATTTTCGCAATACTGTTTGTATTGATGATACTTTTGACACAATATGTAACTACACATTATGGAGATGTTGGTCTTAAAGTCCTCTCATTTATTATCGGATTTACTGATATTGATCCATTTATTCTCTCACTTCTTACTGGAAAATATGGAGTGGGTGTAGACTCTATTGCAGTTGCAATTATTATTGCAGCAGGAAGCAATAATTTACTCAAAGCTTTTTATGCTATCATTTTTGGCAAAGGCAAACCAAAAATTGGGGCATTTTGGTTACTGTTTCTAGGACTTGTAACAATTGTTTATCCATTTATTTTACAAAGGAGTTTTTAA
- a CDS encoding ferritin-like domain-containing protein, translating into MRWYYEDIDYESINKEAIKELDFLFYLIASASFIEITSDVYEKNLVQFYSDNPQLVSWLEKVWEPEEIQHGKALKKFVNTVWPEFDWEKSYEKFKEYYLPHCTLDEFQPTKAREMLARMVVETGTSTFYKAIENYSKDIHTPILGEIAHNISKDEVYHYDNFEEGFRHYNKEEKLGRDDIIKVIYDRLKEVDGEDGRLAFRAIWEIKENKPYEDRYYEEHKQRVGKFAKKYYPYNMAIKMLLRPLDLNKTVEKVTVPMVRGALKILGI; encoded by the coding sequence ATGCGATGGTATTATGAAGACATTGATTATGAATCCATAAACAAAGAAGCAATTAAAGAGCTCGATTTTCTCTTCTATCTTATCGCAAGTGCGTCTTTTATTGAAATCACAAGCGATGTGTATGAAAAAAATCTCGTGCAATTTTACAGTGACAATCCTCAACTTGTCTCTTGGCTAGAAAAGGTATGGGAACCAGAAGAGATTCAGCATGGAAAGGCTTTGAAAAAGTTTGTCAATACAGTCTGGCCGGAATTTGATTGGGAAAAATCTTACGAAAAGTTTAAAGAATACTATCTTCCTCACTGTACTCTCGATGAATTCCAGCCAACAAAAGCTAGGGAGATGCTTGCACGTATGGTGGTTGAAACCGGAACAAGCACATTTTATAAAGCCATAGAAAACTATTCAAAGGATATTCACACACCTATTCTTGGCGAAATTGCACATAATATCTCCAAAGATGAAGTCTATCACTATGATAATTTTGAAGAAGGATTTCGTCACTACAACAAAGAGGAAAAACTTGGTAGAGACGACATCATTAAAGTCATATACGATAGGCTAAAAGAGGTGGATGGAGAGGATGGAAGGTTAGCCTTTAGAGCTATATGGGAAATAAAAGAGAATAAGCCTTACGAAGATAGATACTACGAAGAGCATAAACAGAGAGTGGGGAAATTTGCCAAAAAATACTACCCTTACAATATGGCAATTAAGATGCTGCTGCGTCCTCTCGATCTCAATAAAACGGTAGAAAAAGTAACTGTTCCGATGGTCAGAGGCGCACTCAAAATTCTAGGTATTTAG
- a CDS encoding TIGR00730 family Rossman fold protein gives MKKHKTLPWQHPKPLYEDPKAKELLQKILNSPTYKLAIEDEAFLLSDQTRGVRLQLDYLKPELIMQKYGIKRTIVVFGSARIKEPATAMKELEKIKNLLKKKPDSKTLLRELRTAEKMVEKSIYYEEARKFGQLVGKAGKGPQDNTLTLMTGGGPGIMEAANRGAYDVGAKSIGLNIQLPHEQFPNPYIDPDLCFQFHYFAIRKLHFLHRAIALVVFPGGFGTLDELFETLTLIQTGKNRPIPVVLVGKEYWQRLINFKFLVEEGTIDSEDLHIFTFKETAQEAWEYILHWYEKVGIDIFNHNKKD, from the coding sequence ATGAAAAAGCACAAAACTCTCCCTTGGCAACATCCTAAACCTCTCTATGAAGATCCAAAAGCTAAAGAGCTTCTCCAAAAGATCCTCAACTCCCCTACATACAAACTTGCTATAGAGGATGAAGCGTTTCTCCTCTCTGATCAAACCAGAGGAGTGAGACTGCAGCTTGATTATCTCAAACCTGAACTGATCATGCAAAAGTATGGCATCAAACGTACTATTGTTGTTTTTGGGAGTGCGAGAATCAAAGAGCCTGCAACTGCAATGAAAGAGCTAGAAAAAATCAAAAACCTTCTCAAAAAAAAGCCAGATTCTAAGACACTTCTGCGAGAACTACGCACAGCTGAAAAGATGGTAGAAAAGAGTATCTACTATGAAGAGGCTAGAAAGTTTGGCCAGCTTGTAGGAAAAGCCGGCAAGGGTCCGCAGGACAATACCCTCACTCTCATGACTGGTGGTGGACCTGGTATCATGGAAGCAGCTAACAGAGGTGCATATGATGTAGGAGCAAAAAGTATTGGTCTTAATATCCAACTACCTCACGAGCAGTTTCCAAATCCCTATATCGATCCGGATCTATGCTTTCAGTTTCACTACTTTGCCATTCGTAAACTCCACTTTTTACACCGTGCAATTGCGCTTGTAGTCTTTCCTGGCGGGTTTGGAACACTTGATGAACTCTTTGAGACTCTTACACTCATTCAAACCGGTAAAAACAGACCAATCCCTGTGGTTTTGGTAGGCAAAGAGTACTGGCAGCGACTCATAAATTTCAAATTTTTGGTAGAAGAGGGAACGATTGATTCTGAAGATCTGCATATATTTACATTCAAAGAGACTGCCCAA